The following is a genomic window from Antechinus flavipes isolate AdamAnt ecotype Samford, QLD, Australia chromosome 3, AdamAnt_v2, whole genome shotgun sequence.
acaatcaaattaaaaaaagatacattgatcaaatacaaagttattaaaaatattggTAAAGCTACAATTTGaccttttagaaaacaaaattacctCATTCAAGTACTTTTTTGGGGAGGatagaaaaatacatttctaaCAGCAAATGGGAGGTGGCATTTACAGCTTGTTTATATTGGGAGGAAGTTTCAGAAACTTTtccattgaaagaaaaaataaaaattatacataatggCTAAGATCTCAAATAGCTGACTCACTGATTTGAATTATTGCTCTGCAGAAAGTTTGTAAAGCTAAACTACTCTAGCCTTGACAGTTGACCTTTCAGTCAGTGGGGTTCAGTCACAACACAACAGCAGCTACAGCATAAAGTAGAATCCTGCTTCTTAATGCATTTTCCCGTATTAGATCTTATTAGGGACTAAAAGTCACATGTAAGTGTGCATGCATAGGTCTGTGCATGtgatgtgtgtgtacatgtgttagtgtgtgtatgtgtgtattctttCTGATAACATCCCTTTATTTTAGAGACCGCAAACATGACATGcttatttcccctttcccttcactGTTTTGGATATACTTATTTCTGAGACAacagagacagatacatagagtgagacatatacacatacacagagacagagacagagtcagagaaaagagacagagaaaacagaaggatCAAGAGAcatgagacacagagacagagaatggagacatagagacatagagacagagaaacatacacacacagacacagagaaacagagacacaaagagaaagagagaaagagaaagagagagagacagagacagagacagacagaaagagagtgagagacagacagagacagacagaaagagagagagagagagagagagagagagagagagagagagagagagagagagagagagagaaagagggagagagagagagagaacaaaccaATCATTTTATCAACATAATCTCTTTGCTCTCAATAAGACCTAGggtgaaaaaagcaaaaaatagacaCAGTCAGACTGTTGTAATTTGGTCAACTACTCGGGTACTATCCATATCCACCATTTCGACACACTCAATTTCCTCCcgattttcaggatttttcttctctttccttttttttttggagggtggtAGGAAAGTCAGTATCACAGGTAAAATGGCAAAGCAGTGAAAGAAGGTGacaaatgctattaaaaataagcACCTGAACAGTGTACAGGTCAGATTTGAAGGCACAGCTGCAAGAGGAATCAGACCAACAATATAGCAGAGGTAACTCTGTAAAATAGCTACCCCATGCGTTTCCAGGGCATTTTTGACCCATTTAGTTCTTGTGAAATCCTTGCCCAGGACAAATGTTGATAATAGTGGAGCACAGTTGTCAATTGTGTGGTTAATGCCATATATTAAGCACAGCATAGAAATGCAGTCCAGTTCTACTTTCCACAATGTCATGAAACCTATAACTCCAAACTCAACTGAGGCAACAGTTAGAGTGATCCAAACATTAATTAGGGAGTCTGCCACCAGGAACGCAGAGAAGAAGAGCAAGAATAAAGCACTAATGCAGGAGTTCTGCAAGGGAGCTCCCAGAGAGGAAGAATATCGGTCCATAAACACAAAGGATGGATTGAATACTATGAATTTCACCTTAGAGGTGACAGAAAGTCTTCTTAGGGTCTCTAGGAGATCATAGAGCTCTTCTCTGTTGGTTTCCATGGTCTTGGCTACCAGGAACATTCTGGAAGCCACGACATCAACCTCATTGTTGAACTTTTTGGAGAAGATGATGTCCTCCGAAAAATGTGAGAATTGGGGGGCTTTCAGGAAGGAGTTTCTCAACATGTCTGTAAAATTTTTCTTGGGCAAGCCAGTGGATGCATTGAgtttcctaagataattcaaatagcTTTCAAACCAAGATATCCTCACAAATCCCTTAGTATACTCCAGTACGTCTTCCTGAACACTTGTATTCCAGTATTCTATGGACTCATAGATATAAAACCCAATCACTGGGCTGTAGTTACTAAAATACTTTTGCTGGGCAGTAGTGAACTCAATGGTTCTTGTTGCCGTTGCTACGATGTTACTAAGGTCTGACCCTTCCCTGACCTGCAGGTAGCCCATTAAGgcaaaggaaatataaataaggTAAAAGAGCACTACAAAAGGCTTAACATAAGTGTTGGTTATCCAGTCACAATAATAGCGTTTGAGGAAACATACCAACAGGTGACTTTCATATGTGTTTGCTTCCTCTCCATCTGCTGTATCCTCACTGAATCTGGCCGTCAGAAGAAACCTGTACCAGGCAGGTTTCTCTTGCAACACCTCTGGCTTTGGGACTTTTCTGCAGAAGAGACTATGCTGGTAATTGTTTTCTATGTAGCCAGTAAACACCAGGCTGGAACCATAAAATGAGAGTACATAGAGGTAGTTGAAGAAGATTGCAATACAGGAATTACAGCAGAAAATTCTGGCTGCTTCAATGTTAGTGAAAGGGCTGGCACCAATCCCAAAGGTGACCAGGTACATGGCAGTggtgagagaaaaggagagcATGGAGTCTGCATAGACAGCTGCAGTTCTCTCTTTAACATGTTGGTCTTCTCTAGTTTTCCTCCAGGAGGATAACATTTCAAAAGTCCCGTATAATCCATGACCTGGGGGGTGCAAAAAAGATCAAAGTGAGAGTTTAAAGTATTTATCCTTGAAGTGAGGAATGAGCTGACTTGAACTTTGGGAGAGGACAAGGCAAAGGCAATAAAGGATAACTGACTTTAAAGATGAGAGGCTCAAACAGAAGATTTCTGTAAAGGGAAAATAGTCCTGAACTTTAATGATTTATAAAACTTCCATTAGTTATGgaaatgttgggggggggggggagactaATGTCTTTACTTTGATACTTTATTCTGGCAAAAACAGCAGCAGTAACAATTGTAATGGAAGTTGGGAAAGCTACCTCTTTAGGGACCCAGAAGGATTTTCATAATCAATACCAACCATTAGATTGTTTGCACAATACAGACAATATTTAAGTTTCTCTCATATTTTAGgatttccacattaaaggatggtCTGATTTTATTACCCTGTGCATTACTGAAACTTAGCAGGTAGAGTTGAAATAGTTAGAATCTTTTAGGTTAGTATCCATGTGACCTCTTACAGAAAATTGCCTAGGGCTGTAGTCTCTGAGAATTGAGGCCCTAGATTTCATCTAAGATCCAGATAGGTAAACTACTTTACAACCTCTTTTGTTCCTCCTCAAATACCATAAAGCAggaaattgtaaataaaaaatgctgtggaagtaaaataaatgtaaacggatgcaatcaaaattaaaagGTAGAACTGGCAAAAAAGGATAAGATTTATAAtgtgaaatttttatttgtatttaaaatgaaataggcTGAAGCTATGTTCATCTTTATATTaatacaaataaacacaaaaaagtgaaaggtCTGTGATTTTATCCATATGGGGAAAGCTCCTGGTGTGTgtgaaaactccctctaccatttcttttctatcctgtttatgaataaatcaattaattttgaGGAATTTGCTTGAAGCACAACTTGTCACAGAGTTTCTAAATATCTGAGGTGGGAATCAACCTCAATCTTGTTGATTTCCATTTTGGCACACTATCCACTATGTCATGTGGCTACTGAGTATATGCTTTTGAAACTGTATCTTTGTCTGTGGTACTATTTTATAGGTCTgtatcaaaaaaaattcttttggaaagGACCTCTGATTTCagtgaaataggaaataattattcAGAAAACTCTCTTGATCAAATCAGATCCACACTTGCACTAATTCACCTGCACACCTGAATTAGTCCATTCATTGTGACAGAAAGTTAATTGGGGCATTAGAAGAGTTATAGTGACTTAATCAGAGACAACACTGGAACTTAGGTCTCCCTGATTTGGAGGCCAACTCTTCTCCATACTGActttcctaataaaaaaaaaatgatacttatTGAAATGATATGCTAAGATATATAATGATAATTACTTATATATGCTTTCCATATAATTTAATTACctcaataatagcaataataaaaaccATGTTTTTATAGTACATTAGGGCTCCCAAAGTACTTTTGTCACAACAattttgtgagccaggaaaaaTTTACTATGTAAATGTTTAGTTTTTGCAtcccattttaaaagattttatttttcaaaacaaagtcTAATTATCTACAGACTCTGTATTGGACAGGCAATAATATTCTGAGCTCCTCTTCGCATCTGGCAATGGAACCTGACCCAGTGAGGGATAAAGCCAAGGCAAGAGTTCATTAAATTCTTTGCCATTCTCATTAGTCCACTGGCAATATTGGGAAGGCTGTATGTAGTCACTGATTCCTTTCTACTCTCAAACTTAAGTTTTCTTCCTGCCCCTTCAATCTTACTCAAGTGCCAGTCATAGCTACCCCAGTGCCCCATTCCAGTAGGAAATAACCCTCAGACTTTGCACTAGGATCAACAGATCTAATTTTATGCTTCCATGCCTTGGGATATTCAATCCCATTATTGAGGATAATAAAATCTTTACCCTGTGGTACAAtagtcttgtttttaaaaaaggaatttaaaatctcCAGTCAAGCATAGTGTGGAGTGGAATGAGTCATCACCTTCCATGTACAATAACAAAGTTTGAGTCTGCCCCTCGTGCCCAGGACAGTATTTATAGCCTGACTGTGGAATCCTGACTGAAAACACCAACACTTGTTTTACAGTCGTGACACAGACCTGTTTCTGCAGAGGAATTTGTTATTTATCTTAATTTATCCAGCACTGTTTAACAGCCATCTTTCTGGAAGCAGGTCAAGAGCTTCAATCTGATAACTAGCCTTGTGCCCTCTATTAAACCACATGCATGAGTCTCCCCAAACATAAAGTAAAAACTACAATCAGGGAATGACATTCTgttgttaattttgttttaaatagttGTGTTCTCTAGTCTCACTGGGAAAACTATTAAGCTTATTTCAAATGTGGCCTTCTGAAAAGACAGAGTGacctttgtttaaaaataaatgatcatcaaccagtgagggaaaagaaagatttaGCTCTGTAGTGCCTCCAAGTTGTGGAGATTAGAAGAAGTTTTGTATGAACCTAGTGTTCTGGCAAATAAAAGTCAAAGGAAGGCATAGTTAAATGCAAATAACTTCACcatgagcaatttttttttaactaaaaaaattgATTGCAAACCAGTTTGAGCCATTAAATACAGACGAGGGGTAGGAATTGAACccataattataatgatgaagTTATATTCATTTATTGGGTTTTATGATTCTTAATTCAACATAATTAATTTAGTAATGATGTTCATCTTTTTAttggtgtaatttttttttgataatgacaTTATCCATGATTGCTTCTTTTTTCCTGAATAACTTACATAAACTATAACCTATTAAACTCTAAGGAAAATATGATGAAATCCTTAAGGACTAATTTCTTGCTTTGCTGTTGTATAATTTTTGAAGCtaatctgaaaaaggaaatttgTAGTATTGCATGAAATGAGTGGGGGCACATAATGAAACCCATTATGCACAAGAAAGTTGGTGGTAGGTTATTATTCTGTTTCCACTAAATCCTTATTGCTACATATTAAGTACCTTGCATTTTCACAGGCATCAGATAATtgtcctcaatttttaaaaatttttgtctcATATTGTGCATTTTCACAGGCATCAGATAATtgtcctcaattaaaaaaaaatttgtctatATATATGGCGCATGTGCTAACAGAAAAAAAGTAGTCAAAGAATAAACTGAACTTTGAGGTGTAAACTCTTGGGGCAGAATTTGGCTTCTCGTCTCCATAAAGAGAagctttttgaaataaaattaaggagaaagaagagagtctGTTCCCAAAGCCTTTTTACATCATTTGCTGTTTTAATTTTGGTAACAAACAGAGGAGGTTCAAAGGGAGGTCCTAAAAATGAAATTGGGCTATTATTCAGGCTTTTCCCCCCTGACAATCTGTTCTCCAAGGTCCCTTCATCACTATTATTTCACTTATCCAATGTATTAGTTTTTCAATaatctaaatccatgattcttaATTTCCTCTCTTCATAAAGAGTTTCTAGGCCCTCAGTCTCAAATGAAGTCCAACTGCTCCTCAGATGAAGTCTTTAGAGTCTTTCTGGAAGTTGGTGATATGAGAGGGGGAGCTTATTTCTTGGAGTTCAGCTtagtaaaggaaagaagaaaagccaaTGCAGGTTTTGCTGCTAATGAAACACTTGCAACGAAGGCTTGCAAGCATCATaatgtattagaaaaaataatgggaTTGGAGTATACAAGTATGGAAGATGCCATGTCCTTTTTAAACTAGATTATGTTCTCAGACTAAGCATGATGCTTTGCTGAATACTACTATACTTTAATGCATagatatacactatatatatatatatatatatatatatatatatatatatacacacacacacacacacacacacacacacacacatatatatatatacacacacacactatagacatatacacatgtatgggAAAAATAAACATGTATGATCAAGTTACACCACAGGGTCcctctgtgtgtatacacacatatgtgcacacatacatgtttatatatgtatatacacaaagaaTCATGTCTAGATAAACacattaaatgtaaatatatatatatacataaattatatgtatatatatcacataGAGACATTTCCTTCCCAAATAGTCATATGGACTCTCTTGTGTCCAACTTGTGGTAGAACCTTCCAAGCATGTATTGGTATGACCAGCCACAGCTGGACATAGTATACATTGACTCTGACAtcgtgatgtcattttggttctcttcaagtatgaaggacaaacaacaataacaatgaaaacATCACAGACACATATGTCCATTACCTGCTCAGACCACGCCCAGGGCTatgatatacacacataaaccACACAATGCACGTTGCATGTATActacacatatgtacatagagTAAAATCATATTAAAGGGCAGTACACATGCATaaacatgcacatatgtg
Proteins encoded in this region:
- the PTCHD1 gene encoding patched domain-containing protein 1 codes for the protein MLRQVLHRGLRTSFSRLGHFIASHPVFFASAPVLISILLGASFSRYQIEESVEHLLAPKHSLAKIERNLVNSLFPVNRSKHRLYSDLQTPGRYGRVIITSFQQENMLDQHHTDLILKLHSAVTRMQVQRPGFNYTFAHICILNNDKTCIVDDIVHVLEELKTARATNRTNFAITYPITHLKDGREVYNGHQLGGVTVHSKDQVKSAQAVQLTYYLQTLNSLNDMVAERWESNFCDTVKLFQKSNGKIKMYPYTSSTLREDFQKTSRVSERYLITSLVLMVTMAVLCCSMQDCVRSKPWLGLLGLVTVSLATLTAAGIINLTGGKYNSTFLGVPFVMLGHGLYGTFEMLSSWRKTREDQHVKERTAAVYADSMLSFSLTTAMYLVTFGIGASPFTNIEAARIFCCNSCIAIFFNYLYVLSFYGSSLVFTGYIENNYQHSLFCRKVPKPEVLQEKPAWYRFLLTARFSEDTADGEEANTYESHLLVCFLKRYYCDWITNTYVKPFVVLFYLIYISFALMGYLQVREGSDLSNIVATATRTIEFTTAQQKYFSNYSPVIGFYIYESIEYWNTSVQEDVLEYTKGFVRISWFESYLNYLRKLNASTGLPKKNFTDMLRNSFLKAPQFSHFSEDIIFSKKFNNEVDVVASRMFLVAKTMETNREELYDLLETLRRLSVTSKVKFIVFNPSFVFMDRYSSSLGAPLQNSCISALFLLFFSAFLVADSLINVWITLTVASVEFGVIGFMTLWKVELDCISMLCLIYGINHTIDNCAPLLSTFVLGKDFTRTKWVKNALETHGVAILQSYLCYIVGLIPLAAVPSNLTCTLFRCLFLIAFVTFFHCFAILPVILTFLPPSKKKRKEKKNPENREEIECVEMVDMDSTRVVDQITTV